In one window of Carassius auratus strain Wakin chromosome 28, ASM336829v1, whole genome shotgun sequence DNA:
- the LOC113047063 gene encoding uncharacterized protein LOC113047063: MSHLMSSCPHLAIRMGGVQISCLVDTGSMVSTITESWFRKYFEPWGPDRLKSCQWLQLRAANGLSIPYIGYMELDVELCGQVISECGVLVVRDPPGGICDQVPGVLGMNVLSRCYQELFGQHGPALFESAVTVEAPSFVMQALQYCHRLEDQGSARHPGPVRLRGRESCRIPGGTMKFVAATCSEQYAAGLVLFEPPESGLPAGLLASPALVQVIRGTAYLPMVNVGTADVMLHSKTVLGVLNSVCMVSLPAGVTEVKSVVATVGSQALAATATVQEQIETVDLSVLPEVEQGQVRALLYKFQSVFSCHDGDVGCTNLISHDIPLLDSVPVRQRYRRIPPSEYEVVKSHINQLLEASIIRESCSPYASPIVLVKKKDGTLRMCVDYRQLNAKTRKDAFPLPRIEESLDSLTGACWFSTMDLASGYNQVPVTDQDRPKTAFCTPFGLFEWNRMPFGLCNAPSTFQRLMERVFGDQQCSSLLLYLDDIIVFSSSVSQHLERLEVVLSRLEREGLKAKLSKCAFFQREVRYLGHVIFGAGSVY; this comes from the coding sequence ATGTCTCATTTAATGTCTTCATGCCCGCACCTTGCTATTCGAATGGGTGGGGTCCAAATTTCATGTTTGGTCGATACTGGCTCCATGGTGTCCACAATAACGGAAAGTTGGTTTCGGAAATATTTTGAACCATGGGGTCCGGATCGACTTAAGTCGTGCCAGTGGCTACAACTTCGGGCTGCAAACGGTCTTTCGATTCCATATATTGGCTACATGGAACTGGATGTCGAATTGTGTGGGCAAGTGATTTCGGAGTGTGGAGTGCTTGTTGTCCGGGATCCTCCTGGTGGGATTTGTGACCAAGTCCCAGGGGTACTCGGGATGAATGTCCTGAGCCGTTGTTACCAGGAGTTATTTGGACAACATGGCCCTGCTCTTTTCGAGTCTGCTGTAACCGTTGAGGCCCCTAGCTTTGTCATGCAGGCACTTCAATATTGTCACCGTTTGGAAGACCAGGGTTCAGCAAGGCACCCTGGTCCGGTTAGGTTACGGGGTCGTGAGTCATGTCGCATCCCAGGTGGCACGATGAAGTTTGTAGCAGCGACTTGTTCTGAACAATATGCAGCGGGGTTAGTACTGTTTGAGCCCCCAGAGTCTGGGTTGCCCGCGGGTTTGTTGGCTTCTCCAGCGCTGGTACAGGTCATAAGAGGCACTGCCTACTTGCCTATGGTAAATGTGGGAACTGCGGATGTTATGCTGCATTCTAAAACCGTTTTGGGAGTGCTAAATAGTGTTTGTATGGTAAGTCTGCCTGCTGGGGTAACTGAAGTGAAATCTGTTGTAGCCACCGTAGGTTCCCAAGCCTTAGCTGCGACTGCCACTGTACAGGAACAGATTGAAACAGTTGATTTGTCTGTTTTGCCAGAAGTAGAACAGGGCCAGGTCAGGGCTCTTTTATATAAGTTCCAGTCAGTATTCTCATGCCATGATGGTGATGTAGGATGTACCAACTTGATTTCTCATGACATTCCCTTGCTGGATTCTGTCCCTGTTAGGCAGCGGTACCGGCGTATTCCACCTTCGGAATATGAGGTGGTGAAGTCCCACATTAACCAGTTGTTGGAGGCCAGCATTATTAGGGAGAGCTGTAGCCCCTACGCTTCTCCAATTGTTCTTGTCAAAAAGAAAGACGGTACTTTGCGCATGTGCGTTGACTACCGTCAGCTCAATGCGAAAACAAGAAAAGATGCCTTCCCGCTCCCGCGCATTGAGGAATCATTGGACTCTCTGACAGGGGCCTGTTGGTTTTCCACTATGGATTTGGCTAGTGGGTACAACCAGGTCCCTGTCACTGACCAAGATAGACCCAAGACTGCTTTTTGCACCCCTTTCGGGTTGTTTGAATGGAATCGGATGCCCTTTGGGCTTTGTAATGCCCCAAGTACCTTCCAGCGCCTAATGGAACGGGTGTTTGGCGATCAGCAGTGCAGTTCCTTACTACTGTATCTGGATGACATCATAGTGTTTTCTTCCTCAGTGTCTCAGCACCTAGAGCGGCTAGAAGTTGTCTTGAGTCGTCTGGAGCGGGAGGGGTTAAAGGCCAAATTgagtaaatgtgcattttttcaaCGGGAAGTCAGATATTTGGGACATGTCATTTTCGGCGCAGGGAGTGTCTACTGA